Proteins found in one Arthrobacter sp. U41 genomic segment:
- the sucB gene encoding 2-oxoglutarate dehydrogenase, E2 component, dihydrolipoamide succinyltransferase, giving the protein MSESVNLPALGESVTEGTVTRWLKQVGDRVEVDEPLLEVSTDKVDTEIPSPIAGVIEEILVAEDETAEVGAPLVRIGDGSGSAGSAEAPAAEAPAEEAPAEAEAAPAESPSAAEAPAPEAEAPAAAAPAEAAPAGESHEVTLPALGESVTEGTVTRWLKSIGDTVEVDEPLLEVSTDKVDTEIPSPVAGTLQEIRVAEDETAEVGSVLAVIGSGAAAPAAAPAPAPAPAPEAPKEAAAPKEAAPKQEAPKAAAPAEAPKQEAPKQEAPAAPAKEAAPAAEAAPAASSAESGYVTPLVRKLANQQGVDISSLSGTGVGGRIRKQDVLAAAEAKAAPAPSAPAPSAAPAARPSADVSSLRGTVQKAPRIRQVIARRMRESLDISAQLTQVHEVDMTKVAKLRAKAKDSFQAQNGSKLTFLPFIAKAVAEALKQHPKVNASYDEDKQEITYHNAEHLAIAVDTDKGLLVPVIADAGNLNLAGLAGKIADVADRTRKGKIGPDELSGGTFSITNIGSVGALFDTPVINQPQVAILGTGAIVKRAVVVADENGDDSLAIRSMMYLCLTYDHRLVDGADAGRFLQTLKARLEEGAFEADLGL; this is encoded by the coding sequence ATGTCTGAATCCGTTAACTTGCCCGCCCTCGGTGAGAGTGTCACCGAAGGAACCGTCACCCGCTGGCTCAAGCAGGTAGGTGACCGGGTAGAGGTGGACGAGCCGCTGCTCGAGGTTTCCACCGACAAAGTAGACACCGAGATCCCCTCTCCGATCGCCGGCGTGATTGAGGAAATCCTCGTCGCCGAAGACGAGACGGCTGAAGTCGGCGCACCGCTCGTGCGCATCGGCGACGGCTCCGGTTCCGCCGGCTCAGCCGAAGCCCCTGCCGCAGAGGCCCCGGCCGAGGAAGCGCCCGCTGAGGCTGAAGCAGCGCCGGCGGAATCGCCGTCGGCCGCCGAGGCACCGGCGCCGGAAGCTGAGGCGCCCGCCGCCGCGGCTCCCGCAGAAGCCGCTCCCGCCGGCGAAAGCCATGAGGTCACTCTCCCGGCCCTGGGCGAGAGCGTCACCGAAGGCACCGTCACGCGCTGGCTCAAGAGCATCGGTGACACCGTCGAGGTCGACGAGCCGCTGCTCGAGGTTTCCACCGACAAGGTCGACACCGAGATCCCGTCCCCGGTGGCCGGCACCCTGCAGGAAATCCGCGTTGCCGAGGACGAAACGGCCGAGGTCGGCTCCGTCCTCGCCGTGATCGGTTCCGGCGCCGCGGCCCCCGCCGCGGCCCCGGCCCCGGCCCCGGCCCCGGCCCCGGAAGCTCCGAAAGAAGCAGCAGCTCCGAAGGAAGCAGCACCGAAGCAGGAAGCTCCCAAGGCTGCTGCTCCGGCTGAGGCCCCGAAGCAGGAGGCTCCCAAGCAGGAAGCACCCGCTGCCCCCGCCAAGGAAGCTGCCCCGGCCGCTGAGGCTGCCCCGGCCGCTTCGTCCGCTGAGTCCGGCTACGTCACTCCGCTGGTCCGCAAGCTGGCCAACCAGCAGGGCGTGGACATCAGCTCCCTCAGCGGCACCGGCGTCGGTGGCCGGATCCGCAAGCAGGACGTGCTGGCAGCAGCTGAAGCCAAGGCAGCCCCGGCTCCTTCGGCTCCCGCACCGTCCGCTGCTCCGGCCGCGCGCCCGTCCGCTGACGTGTCCTCGCTGCGCGGCACCGTGCAGAAGGCCCCGCGGATCCGCCAGGTCATTGCCCGCCGGATGCGCGAGTCGCTGGACATCTCCGCCCAGCTGACGCAGGTGCACGAGGTGGACATGACCAAGGTCGCCAAGCTGCGCGCCAAGGCCAAGGACTCCTTCCAGGCCCAGAACGGCTCCAAGCTGACCTTCCTGCCCTTCATCGCCAAGGCTGTGGCCGAGGCCCTGAAGCAGCACCCGAAGGTCAACGCCTCCTACGACGAGGACAAGCAGGAGATCACCTACCACAACGCCGAGCACCTGGCGATTGCGGTGGACACGGACAAGGGCCTGCTGGTCCCGGTCATTGCCGACGCCGGCAACCTGAACCTCGCCGGCCTGGCCGGAAAGATCGCCGACGTCGCGGACCGGACCCGCAAGGGCAAGATCGGCCCGGACGAGCTCTCCGGCGGAACCTTCAGCATCACCAACATCGGTTCCGTGGGCGCCCTGTTCGACACGCCGGTCATCAACCAGCCGCAGGTTGCCATCCTCGGCACCGGGGCGATCGTCAAGCGCGCCGTTGTGGTCGCCGATGAGAACGGCGATGACTCGCTGGCCATCCGCTCGATGATGTACCTCTGCCTGACGTACGACCACCGGCTGGTCGACGGCGCCGACGCGGGACGCTTCCTGCAGACGCTGAAGGCCCGCCTTGAGGAAGGCGCTTTCGAAGCCGACCTCGGACTCTAG
- the lpdA gene encoding dihydrolipoyl dehydrogenase yields the protein MADQATAQEFDILVLGGGSGGYATALRAVQLGLTVGLIEKGKLGGTCLHNGCIPTKALLHSAELADHARDSAKYGVNVTLDSIDITAVNAYKDAIIAGKFKGLQGLIKGKKGITVIEGEGKLQGTDTIVVNGTAYKGKNIVLATGSYSRSLPGLEIGGKVITSDEALTMDFIPKSAIVLGGGVIGVEFASVWKSFGVDVTIIEGLPSLVPNEDATIVKAFERAFKKRGIKFSTGTFFQGVEQNADGVKVTLVDGKTFEADLMLVAVGRGPVTANLGYEDAGLTIDRGFVITNERLHTGVGNVYAVGDIVPGVQLAHRGYQQGIFVAEEIAGLKPVVVEDINIPKVTYSEPEIATVGYSEKAAKAKFGDDQIQTQEYNLAGNGKSSILGTSGLVKLVRQKNGPVIGVHMIGARMGEQVGEAQLIVNWEAYPEDVAQLVHAHPTQNESLGEAHLALAGKALHG from the coding sequence GTGGCCGATCAGGCAACTGCGCAAGAATTCGACATCCTGGTACTCGGCGGCGGCAGCGGCGGCTACGCAACTGCCCTGCGGGCCGTTCAGCTCGGCCTCACCGTTGGCCTGATCGAAAAGGGCAAGCTCGGCGGTACCTGCCTGCACAACGGCTGTATCCCCACCAAGGCCCTGCTGCACTCCGCAGAACTGGCCGACCACGCCCGTGACTCGGCGAAGTACGGCGTCAATGTCACCCTTGACAGCATCGACATCACCGCTGTCAACGCCTACAAGGACGCCATTATCGCCGGCAAGTTCAAGGGCCTGCAGGGTCTCATCAAAGGCAAAAAGGGCATCACCGTCATCGAGGGCGAAGGCAAGCTCCAGGGCACCGACACCATCGTTGTGAACGGCACCGCGTACAAGGGCAAGAACATTGTCCTCGCGACCGGCTCCTACTCCCGCTCGCTTCCGGGCCTGGAAATCGGCGGCAAGGTCATCACCTCGGACGAAGCCCTCACAATGGATTTCATCCCCAAGAGCGCGATCGTCCTGGGCGGCGGCGTGATCGGCGTCGAGTTCGCTTCTGTCTGGAAGTCCTTCGGAGTCGACGTCACCATCATCGAGGGCCTGCCCTCGCTGGTCCCGAACGAGGACGCCACGATCGTCAAGGCCTTTGAGCGTGCCTTCAAGAAGCGCGGCATCAAGTTCTCCACCGGCACCTTCTTCCAGGGCGTTGAGCAGAACGCCGACGGCGTCAAGGTCACCCTCGTGGACGGCAAGACCTTCGAGGCGGACCTTATGCTCGTCGCCGTTGGCCGCGGCCCGGTCACGGCGAACCTCGGCTACGAGGACGCCGGGCTGACCATCGACCGCGGCTTCGTCATCACCAACGAGCGCCTGCACACCGGTGTCGGCAACGTCTACGCCGTGGGCGACATCGTTCCCGGCGTCCAGTTGGCGCACCGCGGCTACCAGCAGGGCATCTTCGTCGCCGAAGAGATCGCCGGCCTGAAGCCCGTCGTCGTCGAGGACATCAACATCCCCAAGGTCACCTACTCCGAGCCCGAAATCGCCACGGTGGGCTACTCCGAGAAGGCCGCCAAGGCCAAGTTTGGTGACGACCAGATCCAGACCCAGGAATACAACCTCGCCGGCAACGGCAAAAGCTCCATCCTGGGCACGTCCGGCCTGGTCAAGCTGGTCCGCCAGAAAAACGGCCCCGTGATCGGCGTTCACATGATCGGCGCCCGCATGGGTGAGCAGGTCGGCGAAGCCCAGCTGATCGTGAACTGGGAGGCCTACCCGGAGGACGTGGCCCAGCTGGTCCACGCACACCCGACGCAGAACGAGTCCCTGGGCGAGGCCCACCTGGCTTTGGCCGGCAAGGCCCTGCACGGTTAG
- a CDS encoding leucyl aminopeptidase codes for MVKNTEVKLSAVAGDLKRSPSDALVIGVGQGTDGPVLLSNPLTAKAAEALADSLSVLGITGAADQAHRLPGLAEAGAKVLVLAGVGKVCGSQPLTEEALRRAAGSAVRQLAGVSTVALALPTSSLGEVAAVAEGAALGAYSFTEYRSSQDGLKDPVKNVVIVTDFAADKALKPVLDRAALIGKAVNATRTLVNQPPSHLYPESFAEAAKELSKGLPVKVTVWDEKRLDKEGFGGILGVGKGSTRQPRLVKVEYSPARATAKIALVGKGITFDTGGISLKPHLGMGDMKSDMAGAAVVLNSVLAIAGLGLPVKATAWLCIAENMPSGAAQRPADVLTMFGGKTVEVLNTDAEGRLVMADGIVAASQEFPDAIIDVATLTGAQLIALGDRTAGVMGSDSVTAPIKAAADRAGELVWPMPLPEELRPSLDSQVADLANIGERHGGMMTAAVFLREFVGKGKDGEQIPWAHIDIAGPSFNNGSPYGYNHKQGTGCTVRTLVAYVEDILAKTA; via the coding sequence GTGGTCAAGAATACTGAAGTCAAACTTAGTGCAGTCGCCGGGGACCTCAAGAGGTCCCCCAGCGACGCCCTCGTCATCGGCGTGGGGCAGGGCACGGACGGACCCGTCCTGCTCAGCAACCCCCTGACGGCCAAGGCCGCCGAAGCCCTGGCGGACTCACTGAGTGTTCTTGGCATCACCGGGGCAGCCGATCAGGCCCACCGCCTCCCGGGCCTGGCCGAGGCCGGCGCGAAGGTGCTCGTCCTCGCCGGCGTCGGCAAGGTTTGCGGATCGCAGCCGCTCACCGAAGAAGCACTCCGCCGCGCCGCCGGCTCGGCCGTCCGCCAGCTCGCCGGCGTCAGTACCGTCGCGCTGGCCCTCCCGACGTCGTCCCTCGGCGAGGTTGCCGCCGTCGCCGAGGGCGCCGCACTGGGCGCCTACTCCTTCACCGAATACCGCTCCTCCCAGGACGGCCTGAAGGATCCGGTGAAGAACGTCGTGATCGTCACTGATTTTGCCGCAGACAAGGCCCTCAAGCCGGTCCTGGACCGCGCAGCCCTGATCGGCAAGGCAGTGAACGCGACCCGCACCCTGGTCAATCAGCCGCCGAGCCACCTCTACCCCGAATCCTTCGCCGAAGCGGCCAAGGAACTGTCCAAAGGCCTGCCCGTCAAGGTGACCGTGTGGGACGAGAAGCGCCTGGATAAGGAAGGCTTCGGCGGGATCCTCGGCGTCGGCAAGGGCTCCACCCGCCAGCCGCGCCTGGTCAAGGTCGAATACTCCCCCGCCAGGGCCACCGCCAAGATCGCCCTCGTGGGTAAGGGCATCACCTTCGACACCGGCGGGATCTCGCTCAAGCCGCACCTTGGCATGGGCGACATGAAGTCCGACATGGCGGGCGCAGCCGTCGTCCTTAACAGCGTGCTGGCCATTGCCGGCCTCGGGCTGCCCGTCAAGGCGACCGCATGGCTCTGCATCGCCGAAAACATGCCCTCCGGCGCTGCGCAGCGCCCGGCCGACGTGCTGACCATGTTCGGCGGCAAAACCGTCGAGGTCCTGAACACCGACGCCGAGGGCCGCCTGGTGATGGCGGACGGCATCGTCGCCGCAAGCCAGGAGTTCCCGGACGCCATCATCGACGTCGCCACCCTCACCGGCGCGCAGCTGATCGCCCTCGGCGACCGCACCGCCGGGGTGATGGGGTCCGACTCTGTCACCGCCCCGATCAAGGCTGCCGCGGACCGCGCCGGCGAGCTCGTCTGGCCGATGCCGCTGCCGGAGGAGCTGCGCCCCAGCCTCGACTCGCAGGTCGCGGATCTCGCCAATATCGGCGAACGCCACGGCGGCATGATGACGGCGGCCGTCTTCCTGCGCGAATTCGTCGGCAAGGGCAAGGACGGCGAGCAGATCCCCTGGGCACACATTGACATCGCCGGCCCGTCCTTCAATAACGGCAGCCCCTACGGCTACAACCACAAGCAGGGCACCGGATGCACCGTGCGCACGCTCGTGGCCTATGTCGAGGACATTCTGGCAAAAACCGCCTGA
- a CDS encoding proteasome assembly chaperone family protein: MIERISGSLLDPESLYLRDDALFHSPELRGLNLVMGFTGFADAGHVVRQITAEMLDTLDAEMVAEFDADQLIDYRSRRPQISFVEDHLQDYQAPRLALYRMVDGLGSPFLLLAGFEPDLQWERFARAVVGIVEELDVNLVTWIHSIPMPVPHTRPVGVTVHGNRPDLIEGISVWKPTVEVPAAVGHILELRLTEAGRNVAGYVMHVPHYLAEAEYPTAAVAGLEYLGAATSLMLPTDRLREAGREVGRQIAEQIDASEEVQQVVSRLETRYDENAEGTVRRSLLADENDQLPNGDALGAAVEAYLRKEPRE; this comes from the coding sequence GTGATTGAACGGATTTCCGGCTCCTTGCTGGACCCCGAATCGCTCTACCTGCGTGATGACGCGCTGTTCCACAGCCCCGAACTGCGCGGACTGAACCTCGTTATGGGATTCACCGGATTCGCTGATGCAGGGCACGTCGTCCGGCAGATCACCGCCGAGATGCTCGACACCCTGGACGCCGAAATGGTGGCCGAGTTCGACGCCGACCAGCTGATCGACTACCGGTCCCGCCGCCCGCAGATCAGCTTCGTCGAAGACCATCTGCAGGATTATCAGGCGCCGCGCCTGGCGCTGTACCGGATGGTCGACGGGCTCGGCAGCCCGTTCCTGCTCCTGGCCGGATTCGAACCGGACCTGCAATGGGAGCGGTTCGCCCGCGCCGTCGTGGGAATCGTCGAGGAGTTGGACGTCAACCTCGTCACCTGGATCCACTCCATTCCCATGCCGGTGCCTCACACGCGGCCCGTCGGAGTCACGGTGCACGGCAACCGCCCGGATCTCATCGAGGGCATTTCGGTCTGGAAGCCCACCGTCGAGGTGCCCGCCGCTGTCGGACACATCCTCGAACTGCGGCTGACGGAAGCCGGGCGCAACGTCGCCGGCTATGTGATGCATGTGCCGCACTACCTTGCCGAAGCCGAATACCCGACGGCCGCCGTCGCCGGTCTCGAATACCTCGGAGCGGCCACCTCGCTGATGCTGCCCACCGACCGGCTCCGTGAAGCCGGCCGGGAAGTCGGACGCCAGATTGCGGAGCAGATCGATGCTTCGGAGGAGGTGCAGCAGGTGGTTTCACGGCTCGAAACCCGCTACGACGAGAACGCCGAAGGCACCGTGCGCCGCTCCCTGCTCGCCGACGAGAACGACCAGCTTCCCAACGGGGACGCCCTCGGCGCGGCGGTGGAGGCCTACCTGCGCAAGGAACCCCGCGAATAA
- a CDS encoding MFS transporter yields MTSPRAWLIWIIGIFAYLVAVTQRTSFGVVGLEATERFHASAAEISFFTVLQLLVYAALQIPVGILVDRFGSRAMIAGGALLMGLGQLQLAFAENIPGGVLGRVLVGAGDAMTFISVIRLIPIWFAPARVPLLTQLTGMSGQLGQLISVVPFAMVLHLAGWTPAFLTLAAMSALAVVLVLVLLQDLPSGHPAPAPSQGLRATGVRLSQAWRQPGTRLGLWSHFTIQFSGTVFAMTWGYPFLISAQGLDTAAVSALMTLYVATAIAAGPLMGSFVARHPLRRSTMVLLIAAATAAAWAAVLLIPGRSPLWLLAGLVVVLAIGGPGSMIGFDFARTFNPAHRIGTATGIVNVGGFIAALIAIYLIGLVLDILYATGFSQGELYGLDPFRIALSVQFLLLAGGAVAIIVIRRKVRRQMAAQGVVVPPLLAALAEQRRRNAERRRTP; encoded by the coding sequence GTGACCTCACCCCGCGCCTGGCTGATCTGGATCATCGGGATCTTCGCGTACCTCGTGGCGGTCACCCAGCGCACGTCGTTCGGGGTGGTGGGACTCGAAGCCACGGAACGCTTCCATGCCAGCGCGGCCGAAATTTCCTTCTTCACCGTGCTGCAGCTCCTCGTTTATGCCGCCCTGCAGATTCCGGTCGGAATCCTCGTGGACCGCTTCGGGTCCCGGGCGATGATCGCCGGCGGCGCCCTGCTGATGGGGCTGGGCCAGCTTCAGCTGGCCTTCGCCGAGAACATCCCCGGAGGCGTGCTGGGACGCGTGCTGGTCGGCGCCGGGGACGCGATGACTTTCATCTCCGTGATCCGGCTGATTCCGATCTGGTTCGCCCCCGCCCGTGTTCCGCTGCTCACCCAGCTGACCGGGATGTCCGGCCAGCTCGGCCAGCTGATCAGTGTGGTGCCGTTCGCCATGGTCCTGCACCTCGCCGGCTGGACCCCTGCCTTCCTGACACTCGCTGCCATGTCAGCCCTCGCCGTGGTGCTTGTGCTGGTCCTGCTGCAGGACCTTCCGTCCGGGCATCCCGCGCCGGCGCCGTCCCAGGGGCTGCGCGCAACCGGGGTCAGGCTGTCCCAGGCCTGGCGGCAGCCCGGCACCAGGCTGGGACTGTGGAGCCACTTCACCATCCAGTTCAGCGGCACCGTCTTCGCGATGACCTGGGGCTATCCGTTCCTGATCTCCGCCCAGGGCCTGGACACCGCCGCCGTGTCGGCGCTGATGACCTTGTACGTGGCCACGGCCATCGCCGCCGGGCCGCTGATGGGCAGCTTTGTCGCGCGTCACCCGCTGCGGCGGTCCACCATGGTGCTGCTGATCGCTGCCGCCACCGCCGCGGCCTGGGCGGCCGTGCTGCTGATCCCGGGCCGTTCCCCGCTGTGGCTGCTGGCCGGGCTTGTGGTGGTGCTCGCCATCGGCGGCCCGGGCTCCATGATCGGCTTTGACTTCGCCCGCACCTTCAACCCGGCCCACCGGATCGGCACCGCCACCGGGATCGTGAACGTTGGCGGCTTCATCGCCGCGCTCATCGCCATCTACCTGATCGGGCTTGTGCTGGACATCCTCTACGCCACCGGATTCTCCCAGGGCGAGCTCTATGGGCTCGATCCGTTCCGGATCGCCCTGAGCGTGCAGTTCCTGCTGCTGGCGGGAGGGGCCGTCGCGATCATTGTCATCCGCCGGAAGGTGCGGAGGCAGATGGCGGCCCAGGGCGTTGTGGTGCCGCCGCTGCTGGCGGCACTCGCCGAGCAGCGCAGGCGGAACGCGGAGCGGCGCCGCACCCCCTGA
- a CDS encoding DUF4192 domain-containing protein yields the protein MTAPEHLRITGPEDILGFIPHSLGYWPAHSLVAMTLQGKRLGATLRVDLPGEAGSADRTGSAGLPNFARSIASYLEADKDADGSLLVLFTETDGDGAPWAELLSELESALGDAGMPVRDAWLVGAEYWRNAYCVDPSCCAPPGRPVEEIRNSRLNAEMVFRGSTVGPAPGTAPRTPPPEAADPAVLEAEGEWDRLFAGCTRDRRQFRQVLDVWARVLHRPAPGPKLAAELTGYLRASLCVPPWRDAVLVMAAAGPEAAARGAEDFGVFDGTTPRPAWARSLPGSATPRRPLAPLPPLEGFPPLSPPPSPPAGHGNEGSGGGSGGSPPRRCPAMVRSCWGWPRRCLTGS from the coding sequence ATGACAGCTCCCGAACATCTGAGAATCACCGGCCCGGAGGACATCCTCGGGTTCATTCCGCATTCCCTGGGGTACTGGCCGGCCCACAGCCTCGTGGCCATGACCCTGCAGGGCAAACGGCTCGGAGCCACGCTCAGGGTCGACCTCCCCGGCGAAGCCGGCAGTGCTGACCGGACCGGCTCCGCCGGACTGCCGAATTTTGCCCGATCCATTGCGTCCTACCTGGAAGCCGACAAGGACGCGGACGGTTCGCTGCTTGTCCTGTTTACCGAAACCGACGGGGACGGGGCACCCTGGGCGGAGCTCCTGTCCGAGCTTGAGAGCGCCCTGGGCGACGCGGGGATGCCGGTGCGGGACGCCTGGCTCGTCGGGGCCGAGTACTGGCGCAATGCCTATTGCGTTGACCCGTCGTGCTGCGCGCCGCCGGGGCGGCCCGTCGAGGAGATCAGGAACAGCAGGCTCAACGCTGAGATGGTTTTCCGCGGCAGTACTGTCGGGCCGGCCCCGGGAACGGCACCACGCACGCCGCCGCCGGAGGCTGCGGATCCTGCCGTGCTGGAGGCCGAGGGGGAGTGGGACCGGCTGTTCGCTGGGTGCACGCGGGACAGGCGCCAGTTTCGCCAGGTACTGGACGTCTGGGCCCGGGTCTTGCACCGCCCGGCGCCCGGGCCGAAACTGGCCGCGGAGCTGACAGGTTACCTGCGTGCCTCCCTGTGCGTCCCGCCCTGGCGCGACGCGGTCCTTGTGATGGCCGCTGCCGGGCCGGAGGCGGCGGCGCGGGGCGCCGAGGACTTCGGCGTTTTCGACGGAACGACGCCGCGCCCGGCTTGGGCCCGTTCGCTGCCCGGGTCCGCGACGCCGCGGAGGCCGCTGGCGCCGCTGCCTCCGCTGGAAGGCTTCCCGCCCCTGTCTCCACCGCCGTCCCCGCCCGCTGGCCATGGCAACGAGGGCTCCGGCGGCGGCTCCGGCGGCAGTCCGCCCCGGAGGTGCCCGGCTATGGTGAGGTCCTGCTGGGGCTGGCCCCGCCGCTGCCTGACTGGATCTTGA
- a CDS encoding DUF4192 family protein, protein MARLDRVLEQLGNAGGEAGAAALTGRGWIEWCRGKGSFADALFSRAIEEHPGYRLAELLGELVRRGTLCGWAGRREAAWQRFEPDVA, encoded by the coding sequence ATGGCACGGCTGGACCGGGTTCTTGAACAGCTCGGCAACGCCGGCGGCGAGGCGGGAGCCGCAGCGCTGACCGGGCGGGGCTGGATTGAATGGTGCCGCGGCAAGGGGTCCTTCGCGGATGCACTGTTCAGCCGCGCGATTGAGGAGCACCCCGGCTACCGGCTGGCGGAGCTGCTGGGCGAACTGGTCCGTCGCGGGACGCTCTGCGGCTGGGCGGGCAGGAGGGAGGCGGCCTGGCAGAGGTTCGAGCCGGACGTCGCCTGA